The following is a genomic window from Nitrospira sp..
CATCTGTGCCGGCCCCTGCAATGCGAGCCCCGCGCTTCGTCAGGAACTCGGCCAGATCCACAATTTCAGGCTCTTTCGCCGCATTTTCGATGACACTCGTCCCCTCGGCAAGGGAAGCTGCCATCATCAGATTTTCCGTGCCGGTCACCGTGGTGGTATCGCAGTAGATCCGCGCCCCCTTCAGCCGCTTCGCCCTGGCGGTGATATACCCATGCTCGATGGAAATGTCAGCTCCTAATTTCGCCAGCCCAGCCAAATGGAGGTTCACCGGGCGCGAGCCAATCGCACAGCCACCGGGCAGCGACACTTTGGCTTCCCCCCAACGCGCGAGCAACGGCCCCAGCACCAGCACCGAGGCGCGCATGGTTTTCACGAGATCGTACGGCGCTTCCGTAGAGTGAATCACGTCCGCCTTGATGACAGCACGATTGGCCTCATGCGAGACCTGCGCCCCCAGAATGCCGAGGAGTTTCCCCATCGTCAGGACATCGACCACACGAGGGACGTTCGTAATGACACACTCGCCGCCACCCAAAATGGTCGAGGCCAGGATCGGAAGCGCCGAATTCTTCGCTCCGCTGATCCGAACTTCTCCCCGCAACCGATTTCCACCTGTAATGACAATTTCATCCATCGATGACGTACTTCCTATTCCACTCGCCGAGCCACGACCACCCGTTCAATCCCCGCTGCATCTTCGATGATGCGAAGCGCCGCGTATCCGTCAATCTGTCCAGCCAGCCGCCGAATCATCGGGCCTTGGCTCGCGCCAATCTCCATCACCAGCAACCCGCCAGGAACGAGAAACTCCCGGGACTCATGCAGCAACCGTTCGTGAAATTCCGTTCCCTGCGTGCCTCCGACCAACGCCATGCGCGGCTCGAAGATCCGCACCTCAGGCTCCAAGCCAGCCCAATCCGACTCGGAGATGTACGGAGGATTCGAGACGATCACGTCAACAGAGCCCTCAGACAACTGGCCCTGCAACGGCATCAGCAGATCGCCCTCCAGCCATTCGATCCTGTCGCGGACCGCATGTCTGGCCGCATTGCTCTTCGCCATCACTAGCGCATCGGGAGACCGGTCGATCGCAAGGATGCGCGGCTTCGTCAAACCTGTGGCTAATGCGATAGCGATGCACCCGGAGCCCGTTCCCACATCGACAATGGTGGCATCGGAACGAGCTTGCACATGGTCGTGAACCTGACGGACCAATAATTCCGTCTCAGGGCGTGGAATCAATACGGCAGGACTGACGGAAAATTCGAGACCGCAAAACTCTTGCGTACCAAGCACATATTGCAGCGGTTCACGAGCCACTCGCCGCGCCACGACAATCTCGGCACGAGCCCAGGCATCGGAGGAAACAGGCTGCTCGGCCTCGCTCACCAGCTGGTGGTACCGCACTGCAAGCGCGTGCTCCAGCAGCCACATCGCTTCCTGTGCTGCATTGCTTATCCCGGCTTGCGCCAAAGACTGCCGGGTCCACGCAACAAGAGCGCCCACGGTTTTCAGCTCTGGCATGACAAGAGCCGCCATAGTTCCCTATACGTTGGCTGTGTCGATCTGCTGCTGTTGGGCTTTCAACGCCTGGACAAACTCCTCCAGATCGCCCTGCATCACCAATTCAAGCTTATGCAGCGTCACCCCAACTCGATGGTCGGTCACACGGTTCTGAGGAAAATTATAGGTGCGGATTTTCTCGCTCCGCTCGCCCGTTCCAACCTGGGACTTTCGATTTTGCGCGATCTCGGCGTCATGCTTCTCCCGCTCCGCTTCCACAATCCGCGCGCGCAACGTCCGCATCGCTTTCGTGCGATTCTTCAGCTGCGAACGCTCGTCCTGGCAACTCACCACCACCCCGGTTGGGATATGGGTAATGCGCACCGCCGACTTTGTCGTATTGACACTCTGGCCGCCGGCGCCGGAGGAACAAAACGTGTCGATCCGGAGATCGCCCGGATCGATCTTCACGTCGATTTCGTCTACTTCCGGCATAACCGCCACGGTGATGGTCGAGGTATGAATTCGACCGGCCGCTTCCGTTACCGGCACCCGCTGCACGCGATGCACACCGGCTTCGTACTTGAAATGGCTGTACGCCCCCTTGCCCTCGATCAAAGCCGTGATGTTCTTGAATCCCCCAACCCCATTCTCCGCTGCCTCAACCGTGTCGACCTTGAAGCCTTTTTTTTCCGCGTACCGGATATACGAACGGAATAACTCTCCCGCAAACAATCCGGCTTCGTCTCCACCGGTGCCGGATCGGATTTCCAAAAGCAGACTCTTCTCATCCCGCGGATCTTTCGGGATTAAGAGTTCTTTAGCCTGCTCTTCCATGGTCGCTTGCTGCCGCTGCAACTCGTTCGTTTCATCCGCCGCCATTTTATGCATGTCGCTGCCGGCTGACGGATCGGCGAGAATTTGCGCCGCCTCTTCAAGCTGTCGAACGTTGCCGCGGTAGACCTCGAACATCTGAGCCGCCGGCTCAAGATCCATCCGCTCTTTACTGAGCTTGTGGAGTTGGGCCGGCTGGCTGACGACAGAGGGATCCATCAGTTGATCGGTCAACTCTTGGAATCGCGACGACACGGACTCCCATTTTTTGAGCAAAGCTGCTTCCATCGGTCTCATTCCTCAGGCGCAATCGCACGGACCGGCCAGGCGATAAAAACAAAAAGACCCTGCTCCAACGCGAAGCAGGGTCTCTTCTATGACACGTAGAGCGGCTACTTGTCCTTCTTCGCGTACTTCTTCTTAAACCGCTCGACCCGTCCTTCGGTGTCGATGATTTTTTGCGTGCCGGTAAAAAACGGATGGCAGGCCCCGCAAATATCGACGCTGATCTCTCCGACGGTCGTGCGCGTCTTGAATGAGTTGCCACAAGCGCAATGGACGGTGGCTTCCCGATACATTGGATGAATACCCTTTTGCATGACCTACGACTCCTTGCCAAACATTCGTTCAGGCTCCTAGCCCCACGCCAGAAGCAATACACTGTATCCGAACCACAGGGGTAGAAACAAGCGCCTCTTATCGATTCATCGATTGCAGGAATTCCTGATTGGTTTTGGTGCCGCCAATCTTGTCCATGATGAACTCCATCGATTCCACGGTACCCAACGGGCTGAGGACTTTGCGCAAGATCCACATTTTGTTGAGCCGGTCTTTATCCACCAACAACTCTTCTTTTCTGGTTCCCGACTTGCCGATATCGATCGCCGGGAAGAGACGCTTGTCGGCCAAGCGGCGGTCCAGATGGACTTCCATGTTGCCGGTTCCCTTGAACTCTTCGAAAATTACGTCGTCCATACGGCTGCCGGTGTCGACCAGCGCGGAAGCCATAATCGTCAAACTCCCGCCATGCTCGATGTTGCGCGCAGCACCGAAGAACCGCTTGGGCCGTTGCAGCGCGTTTGAGTCGAGACCGCCGGAGAGCACCTTGCCGCTAGGCGGGGCGATGGTGTTGTAGGCCCGCGCGAGCCGCGTGATGCTGTCCAGCAGGATCACGACATCCTTCTTGTGCTCAACTAAGCGCTTGGCCTTCTCCAGCACCATTTCGGCGACTTGCGCATGGCGCTGCGCCGGCTCATCGAACGTCGAACTAATGACTTCCGCCTTGACCTGCCGCTGCCAGTCAGTGACTTCTTCAGGCCGCTCGTCGATCAACAACACAATCAACGTGACTTCCTTGTGATTCTTGAGGATGGCCCGCGCAAGGGCTTGAAGCAGCATTGTCTTACCGGTGCGAGGAGCGGCTACGATCAATCCGCGCTGCCCTTTGCCGATCGGCGTCGTCAAATCCATCACGCGGGTGCAATACTCTTCACGGTCAAACTCAAGATTGAGCCGTTCCTCGGGGTAGAGTGGGGTCAGGTTATCGAAGAGGATTTTGTCTCTCGACACTTCAGGG
Proteins encoded in this region:
- a CDS encoding Release factor glutamine methyltransferase (MaGe:77309088) — encoded protein: MAALVMPELKTVGALVAWTRQSLAQAGISNAAQEAMWLLEHALAVRYHQLVSEAEQPVSSDAWARAEIVVARRVAREPLQYVLGTQEFCGLEFSVSPAVLIPRPETELLVRQVHDHVQARSDATIVDVGTGSGCIAIALATGLTKPRILAIDRSPDALVMAKSNAARHAVRDRIEWLEGDLLMPLQGQLSEGSVDVIVSNPPYISESDWAGLEPEVRIFEPRMALVGGTQGTEFHERLLHESREFLVPGGLLVMEIGASQGPMIRRLAGQIDGYAALRIIEDAAGIERVVVARRVE